A DNA window from Candidatus Sulfidibacterium hydrothermale contains the following coding sequences:
- a CDS encoding ABC transporter permease translates to MAKGLKSILVLDLNQSLRSKGFWIYSILFGGFVAFMFVSGITETQIIGFVGLGRLMVTFMQVCMVIIPIYVLITVVRSIVGDKESNVMEYMLSLPVSLSDFYWGKFFAKFIVIYIPLLVSLTGAVIWGSVTNLDIPWDMFALYSFLLAAMVFCFLGIGMFISVYARSQEMAVSTAFVLWLMLVAFIDLLLMGMLLKLRVSPNVVIGLGMLNPLQVFRVGVLVLFDPKLTVMGAAAYFILDTVSRGTFIVFSVLYPTLLGFLFGWLGNRRFNRKDII, encoded by the coding sequence ATGGCAAAAGGTTTGAAGTCGATTTTGGTTCTGGATTTGAACCAAAGTCTGAGAAGTAAGGGTTTTTGGATATACAGCATTTTATTTGGCGGATTTGTGGCCTTTATGTTTGTTTCGGGAATTACCGAAACGCAAATTATCGGCTTCGTGGGGTTAGGGCGCCTGATGGTTACCTTTATGCAGGTTTGTATGGTGATTATCCCTATCTATGTTTTGATAACCGTGGTGCGCTCTATTGTAGGCGACAAGGAGAGTAATGTAATGGAATATATGCTCTCGTTACCCGTTTCTTTGAGCGATTTTTACTGGGGAAAGTTTTTTGCCAAATTTATTGTGATTTATATCCCGTTATTGGTTTCGCTTACCGGAGCGGTAATTTGGGGATCCGTTACCAATCTTGACATTCCCTGGGATATGTTTGCTTTGTACAGCTTTTTGCTGGCGGCCATGGTTTTCTGCTTTCTCGGAATCGGCATGTTTATTTCTGTTTATGCCCGTTCGCAGGAAATGGCAGTGAGTACTGCTTTTGTGCTTTGGCTGATGCTGGTGGCTTTTATTGATCTCTTACTGATGGGAATGTTGCTGAAACTTCGGGTCAGCCCTAACGTTGTTATCGGATTGGGAATGCTGAATCCGTTGCAGGTTTTCAGGGTGGGCGTTCTGGTTCTTTTTGATCCAAAACTGACCGTAATGGGAGCTGCTGCTTATTTTATACTGGATACGGTAAGCCGGGGTACCTTTATTGTTTTTTCTGTGCTTTATCCTACGCTGCTGGGCTTTTTGTTTGGATGGCTCGGAAATCGCCGGTTTAACCGGAAAGATATTATTTAA
- a CDS encoding ABC transporter ATP-binding protein: MMEKENNQPVIRARGLSKSFNKVNVLKELSVDFNEGDRIALIGQNGAGKTTLIRCILGQYVFDGSLEVLNKSPRQHRVEILKEVGFVPQIPPPLKITVKELLRFFSDLSHTSQDEYVDIAEKLGLKIADSYNKPFVALSGGMKQKLLVSFALGKKPAILLMDEPSANLDPAAREIFFDYLSRYNKEALLVLSSHRMSEISGLVNRVVEMDFGKIVLDKILEPLKN; encoded by the coding sequence ATGATGGAGAAAGAAAATAATCAGCCGGTGATCCGGGCAAGAGGATTGAGCAAATCTTTCAATAAAGTAAACGTTTTGAAAGAGTTGTCCGTTGATTTTAATGAAGGCGACCGGATTGCCCTGATCGGACAGAATGGTGCCGGAAAAACAACATTGATTCGTTGTATTTTAGGACAGTATGTTTTTGACGGAAGTCTTGAAGTACTGAATAAAAGCCCCCGCCAGCATCGGGTGGAAATTCTGAAAGAAGTGGGGTTTGTTCCGCAAATTCCTCCGCCACTGAAAATTACAGTGAAAGAATTGTTGCGGTTTTTTTCCGATTTAAGCCATACCTCGCAAGATGAATATGTGGATATTGCCGAAAAACTGGGGCTGAAAATTGCCGACAGTTACAATAAGCCTTTTGTGGCTTTATCTGGTGGTATGAAGCAGAAGTTGCTGGTTTCGTTTGCATTAGGTAAAAAACCGGCTATTTTGCTGATGGATGAACCTTCTGCCAACCTCGATCCGGCTGCCCGGGAAATATTTTTTGACTACCTCAGCCGGTATAACAAAGAAGCGCTTTTGGTTTTGAGCAGCCACCGGATGTCTGAAATATCCGGTTTGGTAAACCGGGTGGTAGAAATGGATTTTGGAAAAATTGTTTTAGATAAGATTTTAGAACCTTTAAAAAATTAA
- a CDS encoding NapH/MauN family ferredoxin-type protein, producing MFGKKNKTPLPVKSKEEMPYTKAGLSFKEWREKFGGRHKWRTIRWTVLIAINGLFVLSFMFDLSMLEGSLSGSRLIGFYLMDPFNTLQQLVISFYTGHWVHLTMNFVIGASTIFIFYFLMGGRSFCSWICPYHFLAEWGEKLHNYLVKKKKIKEHTYNRYLRYVFWAGFLLLALLTQNLVFEDLNPVGILSRAMIYGPGLILLWILVLIVFEIVYSKRFWCRYVCPIGATYSMVGQLSPLAVKFDLDKCAHCLDCQTVCLVPHELWFVERGKATSKRHDVGADCTRCGLCIDICPGNALSYTVKGFDRIL from the coding sequence ATGTTTGGAAAAAAGAATAAAACACCTCTGCCGGTGAAGAGCAAGGAAGAGATGCCTTATACCAAAGCAGGTTTGAGCTTTAAAGAGTGGCGTGAAAAATTCGGTGGGCGACATAAATGGCGTACCATCCGCTGGACAGTGCTGATTGCCATTAATGGCTTGTTTGTTCTCTCTTTTATGTTTGACCTTTCCATGTTGGAAGGTTCCTTAAGCGGCTCACGACTTATCGGTTTTTATCTGATGGATCCGTTTAATACTTTACAACAGCTGGTGATTTCGTTTTATACCGGCCACTGGGTGCATCTGACCATGAACTTTGTTATTGGAGCCAGTACCATTTTTATCTTTTACTTTTTGATGGGCGGACGCTCTTTCTGTTCCTGGATTTGCCCCTATCATTTCCTGGCCGAATGGGGCGAAAAGCTGCATAATTATCTGGTGAAAAAGAAAAAAATTAAAGAACATACCTACAACCGGTATTTGCGTTATGTTTTTTGGGCAGGTTTTCTTTTGCTGGCTTTGCTTACGCAGAACCTGGTTTTTGAAGATTTAAATCCGGTAGGTATTCTCTCGCGTGCCATGATTTACGGCCCGGGACTGATTCTGTTGTGGATTTTAGTGCTGATTGTTTTTGAAATTGTTTACAGCAAGCGGTTTTGGTGTCGGTATGTTTGTCCTATCGGAGCCACTTACAGTATGGTCGGACAACTTTCGCCACTTGCCGTGAAATTTGATCTGGATAAATGTGCGCATTGCCTTGATTGTCAGACCGTATGCCTTGTTCCGCATGAGCTTTGGTTTGTTGAACGGGGAAAAGCGACCAGCAAACGCCATGATGTGGGAGCAGATTGTACCCGTTGCGGATTGTGTATTGATATTTGTCCGGGAAATGCCTTGAGTTATACAGTTAAAGGTTTTGACAGAATTTTATGA
- a CDS encoding 4Fe-4S dicluster domain-containing protein encodes MKRQTDGLNRRQFLKSSAIAVGAMAAVGVGVGYLQKVTTEKRVNQKFLRPPGAIDETTFIYACIKCGLCIQICPVKAIKFAGIKDGLAYGTPYIDAREQACDLSCDSIQCVETCPTAALYFIPFKNAGEKAIEQYDKTHKADPNYNPFPVQIKAMKRQVKMGVAEVNDKTCLAVLGKGFKGTPRGKDFKGVNRSPYGDSPKATPLRDKQYDEKICDICVKECPMGDEAIVLDKQTRPDGSVSYRPKVLDGCVGCGVCVMVCPTEEPSIVVKPVNA; translated from the coding sequence ATGAAAAGACAAACCGATGGACTTAACCGCCGTCAGTTTCTCAAATCAAGTGCCATTGCGGTGGGCGCTATGGCTGCCGTGGGTGTCGGGGTAGGGTACTTGCAAAAAGTAACTACCGAAAAACGGGTAAACCAAAAATTTCTGAGACCTCCGGGAGCAATTGACGAAACAACTTTTATTTATGCTTGTATTAAATGTGGCCTGTGTATCCAGATTTGCCCGGTGAAAGCCATTAAATTTGCCGGAATCAAAGACGGGCTGGCTTATGGAACGCCTTATATCGATGCCCGTGAGCAGGCCTGCGATCTCTCCTGTGATTCCATTCAATGTGTGGAAACTTGTCCGACAGCTGCCCTCTATTTTATTCCGTTTAAAAATGCAGGGGAAAAAGCCATTGAACAATATGACAAAACGCATAAAGCCGACCCCAATTATAATCCGTTTCCGGTTCAGATAAAAGCCATGAAACGGCAGGTAAAAATGGGGGTGGCAGAGGTAAATGACAAAACCTGTCTTGCTGTTCTCGGAAAAGGATTTAAAGGAACTCCCCGCGGGAAAGATTTCAAAGGCGTTAACCGGTCTCCTTACGGAGATTCCCCGAAAGCAACTCCATTGCGGGATAAACAGTATGACGAAAAAATTTGCGATATCTGTGTAAAAGAGTGTCCGATGGGTGATGAAGCCATTGTGCTGGATAAACAAACCCGCCCGGATGGTTCTGTGTCTTATCGCCCGAAGGTGCTCGACGGTTGTGTGGGCTGTGGCGTATGTGTGATGGTTTGTCCGACCGAAGAACCCAGCATTGTTGTTAAACCTGTAAATGCTTAG
- a CDS encoding acyl-CoA dehydratase activase — MKYFVGIDIGSTTIKIAIINEEKELVAKGASPTGSRFNQNAVDALDLLLFRNHIQKEDIAYTVSTGYGRKLFKGSDENVNELTANAVGARAYQQEGVKIRTIINVGGQDTKVILLDENGDIKNFVMNDKCAAGTGRFLDIAARNLEVDIVEMEGLHFEAKDSPLPVNSTCAVFAESEIISLLAAGHQVNEIVSGIHYSIARRIARLAARGRIEDDVLFDGGTALNKGMVDALENELMRKIYIHPHPQFTTAIGSAHIALKKFFKK; from the coding sequence GTATTTTGTAGGAATAGATATTGGATCGACAACCATAAAAATTGCCATTATCAACGAAGAAAAAGAACTGGTGGCCAAAGGCGCTTCGCCTACCGGAAGCCGGTTTAATCAAAATGCAGTGGATGCGTTGGATTTGTTGCTTTTTCGAAATCATATCCAAAAAGAAGATATTGCTTACACGGTTTCTACCGGTTATGGAAGAAAATTGTTCAAAGGAAGTGACGAAAATGTCAATGAGTTGACAGCGAACGCTGTAGGAGCAAGGGCTTACCAGCAGGAAGGCGTTAAAATTCGAACCATTATCAATGTGGGCGGACAGGATACCAAAGTGATTCTGCTCGATGAAAACGGAGATATCAAAAACTTTGTAATGAATGACAAATGTGCAGCAGGTACCGGCCGTTTTTTGGATATTGCTGCCCGTAATCTCGAAGTGGATATCGTAGAGATGGAAGGCTTGCATTTTGAAGCCAAAGATTCTCCTTTGCCGGTTAACAGCACGTGCGCCGTTTTTGCCGAGTCTGAAATTATATCCTTGCTTGCCGCCGGTCACCAGGTCAATGAAATTGTTTCCGGAATCCATTATTCCATTGCCCGGCGGATTGCCCGTTTGGCTGCCCGCGGACGCATCGAAGACGATGTTTTGTTTGACGGTGGAACAGCCCTGAACAAAGGCATGGTCGATGCCCTGGAAAACGAGTTAATGCGAAAAATTTATATTCATCCTCACCCCCAATTTACTACCGCGATTGGTTCAGCACATATTGCCTTAAAAAAATTCTTCAAAAAATAG